A DNA window from Pleuronectes platessa chromosome 19, fPlePla1.1, whole genome shotgun sequence contains the following coding sequences:
- the LOC128424962 gene encoding secretory phospholipase A2 receptor: protein MEGFFIGVLCLSGCLTFSTCLLHQYHFVSDAKTWTEAQSYCREKYTDLATVENTEEIKKLNDTVSAAGYSSEVWIGLHRHPHWKWSDGFNKRGAESRNWELPEHSYYEANQLCGIMITSERWFDDNCQKKIAFVCYRGKLEDSDFVLVNARKTWSEARSHCRKHFTDLATVRYDTDKEKIWSLVKPHVLAWIGLYRDPQIYWSDGSSYSFSYWNEDDNSLGSMNGVCGVADLEKGGKWRLVPCEVRKPFVCYSINKRGWCFLE, encoded by the exons ATGGAAGGGTTCTTCATTGgtgtcttgtgtctctcag GGTGCCTCACCTTCTCCACATGCCTCCTCCATCAGTACCACTTTGTGTCTGATGCAAAGACTTGGACTGAAGCTCAGAGCTACTGCAGAGAGAAGTACACAGACCTGGCCACTGttgaaaacactgaagaaataaagaaacttaACGACACAGTTTCTGCTGCTGGTTACAGCTCTGAGGTTTGGATTGGCCTGCACCGTCATCCTCACTGGAAGTGGTCGGATGGGTTCAACAAGAGAGGAGCTGAATCTAGGAACTGGGAACTTCCTGAACATAGCTATTATGAAGCCAATCAGCTCTGTGGGATCATGATTACCTCTGAAAGATGGTTTGATGATAACTGCCAGAAAAAGATTGCATTTGTCTGCTACAGAG GAAAACTGGAGGATTCTGACTTTGTGCTGGTGAATGCAAGAAAGACTTGGTCTGAGGCTCGGAGTCACTGCAGAAAACACTTCACAGATCTGGCCACTGTGAGGTACGACACTGACAAAGAGAAGATATGGAGCTTGGTAAAACCTCACGTATTGGCATGGATCGGTTTGTACAGAGATCCTCAGATTTACTGGTCTGACGGGAGTAGCTACTCATTCAGCTACTGGAATGAGGATGACAACAGTCTTGGCTCGATGAACGGCGTATGTGGTGTTGCAGATTTGGAGAAGGGAGGAAAATGGAGGTTAGTTCCCTGTGAGGTCAGAAAACCATTTGTCTGCTACAGCATTAACAAGCGTGGATGGTGCTTCcttgagtga